A window of Phycisphaerales bacterium contains these coding sequences:
- a CDS encoding DUF1579 domain-containing protein, producing MKLAPVAAALVLCSGLAVVFAQPEAKPASAAPASAKTTQPESKSGGSSGMPTTENMKEMQEAMAEAGRLAPEHIELAKNLSGDWTAEVKSWMGPDMKEPMTSTGTARFEPIMGARFIRQSFEGKFGPQTFKGEGTIGYHKKAKKYQSTWIDNMSTGTMLSEGEKNASGEIVFNDDYTCPMDGTHKTGKSIMRFTDRNHMTFEMWSNTPDGQSFKAMEINYTRAENTSKPAAETTKPAVGPVAPSTTGTPATAPTSPAAPKSEPKK from the coding sequence ATGAAGCTCGCCCCTGTTGCCGCCGCGCTCGTGCTTTGCTCTGGCCTCGCCGTCGTTTTTGCCCAGCCCGAGGCGAAACCGGCCAGCGCCGCCCCCGCCTCTGCAAAGACCACGCAGCCCGAGAGCAAGTCCGGCGGCAGCTCGGGCATGCCCACGACGGAGAACATGAAGGAGATGCAGGAGGCGATGGCCGAGGCCGGTCGCCTGGCGCCTGAGCACATCGAGCTCGCCAAGAACCTCAGCGGCGACTGGACCGCCGAGGTGAAGTCGTGGATGGGCCCGGACATGAAGGAGCCGATGACGAGCACGGGCACCGCGCGGTTCGAGCCGATCATGGGCGCCCGCTTCATCCGCCAAAGCTTTGAGGGCAAGTTCGGGCCGCAGACCTTCAAGGGCGAGGGCACGATCGGCTACCACAAGAAGGCAAAGAAGTACCAGAGCACGTGGATCGACAACATGAGCACGGGCACGATGCTCAGCGAGGGCGAGAAGAACGCCAGCGGCGAGATCGTGTTCAACGACGACTACACCTGCCCCATGGACGGCACGCACAAGACCGGCAAGTCGATCATGCGGTTCACCGACCGCAACCACATGACCTTCGAGATGTGGTCCAACACGCCCGACGGCCAGAGTTTCAAGGCGATGGAGATCAACTACACCCGCGCCGAGAACACCAGCAAGCCCGCGGCCGAGACCACCAAGCCCGCCGTGGGGCCGGTGGCGCCGAGCACCACGGGCACGCCCGCGACGGCTCCCACCAGCCCCGCGGCCCCGAAGAGCGAGCCGAAGAAGTAA
- the ilvE gene encoding branched-chain-amino-acid transaminase: MTIQTSHPTKASSLWPTPAEIGDKPLIWVNGQLLPKSKAMVSVYDHGLLYGDGVFEGIRVYQGRIFKCQQHMDRLYRCAEEINLKIPITKEEMVTIQRQCIEANNITEGYIRLVVTRGYGTLGLDPRRCPVPGIICIADQISLYKPEFYESGMRVVVAKRPKTPVACLDPRVKSLNYLNNILAKVEAIEAGCDEAIMLSTDGYVTECTGDNIFVIKGGQIFTPPVTSGNSGALEGVTRNFVMRELAPACGLKVTEKLMKLEDVYAADEVFLTGTAAEIIGVHQVGDRKISAGEGPLTNKLRKKFREIVTSGHVPED, encoded by the coding sequence GTGACGATCCAGACCAGCCACCCAACCAAGGCCTCCTCCCTGTGGCCGACGCCCGCCGAGATCGGCGACAAGCCGCTCATCTGGGTCAACGGCCAGCTGCTGCCCAAGAGCAAGGCAATGGTCAGCGTCTACGACCACGGCCTGCTGTACGGCGACGGCGTGTTCGAGGGCATCCGCGTCTACCAGGGCCGCATCTTCAAGTGCCAGCAGCACATGGACCGGCTCTACCGCTGCGCCGAGGAGATCAACCTCAAGATCCCCATCACCAAGGAGGAGATGGTCACGATCCAGCGGCAGTGCATCGAGGCCAACAACATCACCGAGGGCTACATCCGCCTGGTGGTGACGCGCGGCTACGGCACGCTGGGGCTCGACCCCCGCCGCTGCCCGGTGCCCGGCATCATCTGCATCGCCGACCAGATCTCGCTCTACAAGCCCGAGTTCTACGAGAGCGGCATGCGGGTGGTCGTCGCCAAGCGGCCCAAGACGCCGGTGGCGTGCCTGGACCCGCGGGTCAAGAGCCTCAACTACCTCAACAACATTCTCGCCAAGGTCGAGGCCATCGAGGCCGGGTGCGACGAGGCCATCATGCTGTCCACCGACGGCTACGTGACCGAGTGCACCGGCGACAACATCTTCGTGATCAAGGGCGGGCAGATCTTCACGCCGCCGGTGACGAGCGGCAACAGCGGCGCCCTTGAGGGCGTCACCCGCAACTTCGTGATGCGCGAGCTGGCCCCGGCGTGCGGGCTGAAGGTCACCGAGAAGCTGATGAAGCTGGAGGATGTGTACGCCGCGGACGAGGTGTTCCTCACCGGCACCGCGGCCGAGATCATCGGCGTGCACCAGGTCGGCGACCGCAAGATCAGCGCCGGCGAGGGCCCGCTCACGAACAAGCTGCGGAAGAAGTTCCGCGAGATCGTGACCAGCGGGCATGTGCCGGAGGATTGA
- a CDS encoding COR domain-containing protein gives MRPASDDSVHPDDLRALKQLEAEIGVALDVVDAAGAGIPQSPGPGEPPSNKLIPLNEFLHTATLGAIHSRGRIVSLALARLGLTRFPDAIYGLQHLRSINLGQNHIEVIPHAILSLRHLRIVQLFENQIKMVPREILDSGMPIFVSYEDWKDRRPRTEHGLLLIDNPVEFPPQEIIRHGPLALSSYLDSLDRAKARPLSEVKLIVVGHGGAGKTSLVKGLLGDGFDAGEPQTHGINIRMIQQGDYGMPARVNLWDFGGQEIMHATHQFFLTSRSIYVVVLDGRKDEDAEYWLNHVRSFGGDSPVLVVLNKMDEHPSYDVNRRFLVSKYPQIKGYFGVSCKSQVGLKELRSAIAAAVKSVEVVGTLWPEPWFRVKKELECMTASFIGVDDYIELCRRCGLRDDPSRDTLVRFLHDLGVVVHFEDFALSDTHVLKPKWLTGGVYRVLNAPEAAEAKGVLPMRVVGRVLGEQRESADAEFDYPAQSRRYIIGLMKKFELCYELDGDRVLIPDLLDVQEPDHQFNENAAVRFRLQYEFLPRSIIARFIVKQHGRIEKAFRWRTGVVLNDLDFECRALVRADQAAKKIDLFVTGKDVRSFLAVLRGTLLEINSTYERIGAIERVPLPDNPRVSVGYEHLLKIEATGASEYFPDGATRPYELRELLGQIYLAPGPGGVELETLLRKVIREANSESDALNRANKILMLQPNFAGFGLNLNELIGDFWRRRRKNKE, from the coding sequence ATGCGACCTGCCTCCGACGATTCAGTGCACCCGGACGACTTGCGAGCCCTGAAGCAACTGGAAGCAGAAATTGGAGTGGCACTTGACGTCGTAGACGCTGCTGGCGCCGGAATCCCGCAATCACCGGGACCAGGCGAGCCGCCGAGTAACAAACTCATTCCGCTCAATGAGTTCTTGCACACCGCGACGCTCGGAGCGATTCACAGTCGTGGGAGGATCGTCTCTCTCGCGCTCGCGCGGCTCGGGCTTACCCGATTTCCTGACGCGATCTATGGATTGCAGCACCTTCGATCCATCAACCTTGGTCAGAACCATATTGAAGTGATCCCGCATGCAATTCTGTCGCTACGACATCTTCGGATTGTTCAGCTCTTCGAGAATCAGATCAAGATGGTGCCCCGGGAGATACTCGACTCGGGTATGCCGATCTTCGTGTCTTACGAAGATTGGAAGGATCGCAGGCCACGCACTGAGCATGGACTGCTTCTAATCGACAACCCCGTTGAGTTCCCGCCGCAGGAGATCATTCGTCATGGGCCGCTCGCGCTCTCGAGCTACCTGGACTCTCTCGATCGCGCCAAGGCGAGACCGTTATCCGAGGTCAAACTGATCGTGGTAGGGCATGGCGGCGCGGGGAAGACTTCGCTAGTCAAGGGCCTACTCGGTGATGGATTCGACGCTGGCGAGCCGCAGACGCACGGGATCAACATACGGATGATCCAGCAGGGTGACTATGGAATGCCGGCGCGAGTGAACCTGTGGGACTTCGGCGGCCAAGAGATCATGCACGCCACCCATCAGTTCTTTCTCACATCCAGGAGTATCTACGTCGTAGTTTTGGATGGCCGCAAAGATGAAGATGCCGAGTACTGGCTGAACCATGTACGCAGCTTCGGTGGAGATTCGCCAGTGCTGGTCGTGCTCAACAAGATGGACGAACATCCCTCTTACGACGTGAACCGAAGGTTTCTCGTCAGCAAATATCCGCAGATCAAAGGCTACTTTGGCGTTTCCTGCAAGTCTCAGGTCGGACTGAAAGAACTACGCTCAGCGATCGCAGCGGCGGTGAAATCCGTCGAGGTTGTCGGCACGCTATGGCCTGAGCCGTGGTTCAGGGTGAAGAAAGAACTCGAGTGCATGACAGCCTCGTTCATAGGAGTTGACGATTACATCGAACTCTGTAGGCGATGCGGACTTCGAGATGACCCCAGTCGAGACACTCTCGTACGTTTTCTGCACGACCTAGGCGTTGTTGTACACTTCGAGGACTTCGCCCTTTCGGACACCCACGTGCTCAAGCCGAAGTGGCTGACGGGCGGAGTTTACCGCGTGCTCAATGCGCCAGAAGCAGCGGAGGCGAAGGGCGTGCTTCCGATGAGGGTGGTCGGCCGGGTGCTTGGGGAGCAGCGCGAGTCGGCCGATGCGGAGTTCGACTATCCGGCTCAATCGAGGCGCTACATCATCGGACTGATGAAGAAGTTTGAGCTCTGCTATGAATTAGACGGGGATCGAGTGCTCATCCCCGACCTTTTGGATGTACAAGAGCCCGATCACCAGTTCAATGAAAATGCAGCGGTGCGATTCCGCTTGCAGTACGAGTTTCTGCCCCGATCAATCATTGCGCGATTTATCGTGAAACAACACGGGCGGATCGAGAAGGCGTTTCGCTGGCGCACCGGGGTGGTGCTCAACGACCTTGACTTTGAGTGTCGTGCCCTTGTCCGGGCCGATCAGGCAGCTAAGAAGATCGACCTGTTCGTGACAGGAAAGGATGTCCGGTCCTTCCTTGCGGTGCTCCGTGGCACGCTTCTGGAGATCAACTCAACCTACGAGCGTATTGGGGCTATCGAGCGGGTTCCTCTCCCCGACAATCCCAGAGTGTCGGTAGGTTACGAACACCTGCTCAAAATTGAGGCAACCGGGGCGAGTGAGTATTTTCCCGACGGCGCGACGAGACCCTATGAACTGAGAGAACTCCTCGGACAGATCTACCTCGCACCCGGCCCCGGTGGTGTCGAGCTCGAAACACTTCTCAGAAAAGTGATACGTGAGGCCAACTCCGAATCGGACGCATTGAACAGGGCCAACAAGATTCTCATGCTACAGCCGAACTTCGCAGGGTTTGGACTGAACCTGAACGAACTCATAGGTGATTTCTGGAGGCGGCGGCGAAAGAACAAAGAGTGA
- a CDS encoding choice-of-anchor X domain-containing protein: protein MKSKGLLLLGAAGLSLLAGYASAQCTTYIRTTGGGTVEPGVTDIGNHADDTTTTVALPFTVNFYGVDYNTAYICSNGWVSFAAGSGTGYSNVCLAANTGAVAFNRVPGPVIFAHWDDLTTAGTGNGIFTSVTGDPGSQVFHIEWRTNYLGSANRADFEVRLFEGSPRIEIIHGNIVNGGASATVGIQQTQGTFDQFSCSTAGSITNGSMIRYFCDLANPSGSGSATPNTVAITGTSLLKVAVTPAQQPPSTGVSVTANLTAINGSASQAFYDDGSHGDQTAGDGVFSYLATAAEPLTAGTVTLPFTVTDAQSRSFAGSIPMNLTAAPVGGCCTGGTCGMATMYNCTQGGGTYLGDGSDCSGTPGTQHATGDALPAALPDFANNTPGMRTLTVTVPAGSGTISNLGITLGMNHTWVGDVIATISNGTTTATFINRPGVPGTGVNGFSDNLAGEYRFTGLASASIDTGCTNVSTHNVPAGAYQPFESLAGFNGQPLEGTWTITLTDNAGLDTGSITSLSVYDVQPTSCGTPCPGNECGPQDYNGDGDSGTDQDIEAFFACLGGTCCETCYCQGSDFN, encoded by the coding sequence ATGAAGAGCAAGGGGTTGTTGTTGCTTGGAGCGGCGGGACTGTCGCTCCTGGCGGGTTACGCGTCGGCCCAGTGCACGACGTACATCCGGACGACCGGCGGCGGGACGGTGGAGCCCGGTGTCACCGACATCGGCAACCATGCCGACGACACCACCACCACGGTGGCGCTGCCGTTCACGGTCAACTTCTACGGCGTTGACTACAACACCGCGTACATCTGCAGCAACGGCTGGGTGTCCTTCGCCGCGGGTTCCGGCACCGGTTACAGCAACGTGTGCCTGGCGGCGAACACCGGCGCGGTGGCGTTCAACCGCGTGCCCGGCCCCGTGATCTTCGCCCACTGGGACGACCTCACCACCGCGGGCACGGGCAACGGCATCTTCACGTCCGTGACCGGCGACCCCGGCAGCCAGGTGTTCCACATCGAGTGGCGGACCAACTACCTGGGGAGCGCCAACCGCGCCGACTTCGAGGTGCGGCTGTTCGAGGGCTCACCCCGCATCGAGATCATCCACGGCAACATCGTGAACGGGGGCGCGAGCGCCACCGTCGGCATCCAGCAGACCCAGGGCACGTTCGACCAGTTCTCGTGCAGCACCGCGGGCTCGATCACCAATGGATCGATGATCCGCTACTTCTGCGACCTCGCGAACCCCTCGGGTTCGGGCAGCGCTACGCCGAACACGGTCGCCATCACCGGGACCTCGCTCCTGAAGGTCGCGGTGACGCCCGCGCAGCAGCCCCCGAGCACGGGCGTGTCCGTCACCGCGAACCTGACCGCCATCAACGGCTCCGCCAGCCAGGCGTTCTATGACGACGGCAGCCACGGCGATCAGACCGCCGGCGACGGCGTGTTCAGCTACCTGGCCACGGCCGCGGAGCCCCTGACGGCCGGCACGGTGACCCTGCCCTTCACGGTGACCGACGCACAGTCGCGCTCGTTCGCCGGCTCCATCCCGATGAACCTGACGGCGGCCCCCGTGGGCGGCTGCTGCACGGGCGGCACCTGCGGCATGGCCACGATGTACAACTGCACGCAGGGCGGCGGCACGTACCTGGGCGACGGGTCTGACTGCTCGGGCACGCCCGGCACTCAGCACGCCACCGGTGACGCGCTCCCCGCGGCGCTCCCCGACTTCGCCAACAACACCCCCGGCATGCGCACGCTGACGGTCACCGTGCCCGCGGGCAGCGGCACGATCAGCAACCTGGGCATCACGCTTGGCATGAACCACACGTGGGTCGGGGACGTCATCGCGACGATCTCGAACGGCACGACGACCGCGACCTTCATCAACCGTCCGGGCGTGCCCGGCACGGGGGTCAACGGGTTCAGCGACAACCTGGCGGGCGAGTACCGGTTCACGGGCTTGGCTTCGGCGAGCATCGATACCGGCTGCACGAACGTGTCCACCCACAACGTGCCGGCCGGGGCGTACCAGCCCTTTGAGTCGCTCGCGGGCTTCAATGGCCAGCCCCTCGAGGGCACCTGGACGATCACCCTCACCGACAACGCGGGCCTGGACACCGGCAGTATCACCAGCCTGTCGGTGTACGACGTGCAGCCCACGAGCTGCGGCACGCCCTGCCCCGGCAACGAGTGCGGCCCGCAGGACTACAACGGCGACGGCGACTCGGGCACCGACCAGGACATCGAGGCGTTCTTCGCCTGCCTGGGCGGCACCTGCTGCGAGACCTGCTACTGCCAGGGCAGCGACTTCAACG
- the pheT gene encoding phenylalanine--tRNA ligase subunit beta: MHLSLRWLNDLLAPGDLSAAQAEDILMNLGFPIETWEGDTFDLEVTSNRGDMLCHLGAAREVAAKTGRTLKMPAPELREDAGAGAAGEHLTLINATPEVCPLFTARVIRGVKVGPSPAWLREKLEAVGQRSINNVVDVTNFINFELGNPCHAFDLAKLEGRTLHIRWAKDKEPLTTLDGKKRTLAKDELVVADASKATSLAGVIGGGDSEVSESTTDVVLEIATWDPATVRRASRRHQVRTDASHRFERIVDPRTIALALDRGAALIAQVSGGRVCPGVLAQGRPLPEPTRIRFRPRRCTALLGIEVGVDDMVRYLNAVGVEVGPMGRGGEELLCAAPAHRPDLTREVDLIEEVARLHGLDNIPINDKMLVAVRPPQAVELARREMTSLLTGLGFYETVTFSFTTPKDAAMFMPQGVEEARVDDERRGGEPSLRPSVLTGLLTVRRKNQHAQVRVPGGVRLFEVASIFGQSKAEDTGRETGATQGRTIETTTLALLADVAVKGKTASTGELQHGVRSLRGVIESLVTALAGTKATLEFAPISAPYAPAFEPSSFANIRLNGQQLGYLSLLTKATLAHYDLSTPVVVAELNLPLLLAQYPPKGSIAHLPEFPGIERDLSVVVDERVAWKQIEDAVRGSAKPPLEHVEFVTTFRAEKLGKGKKSVTLRLSFREPGRTLRHEEVDAPVAGVVEALKSAVGAELRA; encoded by the coding sequence ATGCACCTCTCGCTCCGCTGGCTCAATGACCTGCTCGCCCCTGGGGACCTTTCGGCCGCGCAGGCCGAGGACATCCTCATGAACCTGGGGTTCCCGATCGAGACCTGGGAGGGCGACACGTTCGACCTGGAGGTCACGAGCAACCGGGGCGACATGCTGTGCCACCTGGGCGCGGCCCGCGAGGTGGCCGCGAAGACCGGGCGCACGCTCAAGATGCCGGCGCCCGAGCTGCGCGAGGACGCGGGCGCGGGGGCCGCGGGCGAGCACCTGACGCTCATCAACGCGACGCCCGAGGTGTGCCCGCTCTTCACCGCCCGCGTGATCCGCGGGGTTAAGGTTGGCCCCTCGCCCGCATGGCTGCGCGAGAAGCTCGAGGCCGTGGGCCAACGCTCGATCAACAACGTCGTCGACGTCACCAACTTCATCAACTTCGAGCTGGGCAACCCCTGCCACGCGTTCGACCTCGCCAAGCTAGAGGGCCGCACGCTGCACATCCGCTGGGCGAAGGACAAAGAGCCGCTGACGACGCTCGACGGCAAGAAGCGCACGCTTGCCAAGGACGAGCTGGTCGTCGCCGACGCGAGCAAGGCCACGAGCCTCGCGGGCGTGATCGGCGGGGGCGACTCCGAAGTCTCCGAGTCCACCACCGACGTCGTGCTCGAGATCGCCACGTGGGACCCCGCGACCGTGCGGCGGGCGTCGCGCCGCCACCAGGTCCGCACCGACGCCTCGCACCGCTTCGAGCGCATCGTGGACCCGCGCACGATCGCGCTCGCCCTGGACCGTGGCGCGGCCCTCATCGCCCAGGTTTCGGGCGGCAGGGTCTGCCCCGGCGTGCTGGCCCAGGGTCGCCCGCTGCCCGAGCCCACCCGCATCCGCTTCCGCCCCCGCCGCTGCACGGCGCTGCTGGGCATCGAGGTCGGCGTCGATGACATGGTGCGCTACCTGAACGCCGTGGGTGTTGAGGTCGGCCCCATGGGACGCGGCGGCGAGGAGCTGCTCTGCGCCGCCCCCGCCCACCGGCCCGACCTCACCCGCGAGGTCGACCTGATCGAGGAAGTCGCCCGCCTGCACGGCCTGGACAACATCCCCATCAACGACAAGATGCTCGTCGCTGTGCGCCCGCCGCAGGCCGTGGAGCTCGCGCGGCGGGAGATGACGTCGCTGCTGACGGGCTTGGGCTTCTACGAGACCGTCACGTTCAGCTTCACGACGCCCAAGGACGCGGCCATGTTCATGCCGCAGGGCGTCGAGGAGGCCCGCGTCGATGACGAAAGGCGCGGCGGCGAGCCGAGCCTGCGCCCCAGCGTCCTTACCGGCCTGCTCACCGTCCGCCGCAAGAACCAGCACGCGCAGGTCCGCGTCCCCGGCGGCGTGCGGCTGTTCGAGGTGGCGAGCATCTTCGGTCAGAGCAAGGCGGAAGACACCGGTCGGGAGACCGGTGCCACCCAAGGCAGGACGATCGAGACCACCACGCTCGCGCTGCTCGCGGATGTCGCGGTCAAGGGCAAGACGGCGAGCACGGGAGAGCTCCAGCACGGCGTGCGCTCGCTCCGCGGCGTCATCGAGTCGCTCGTCACCGCCCTCGCGGGCACCAAGGCGACGCTGGAGTTCGCGCCGATCAGCGCGCCTTACGCGCCCGCGTTCGAGCCGTCCTCGTTCGCGAACATCCGGTTGAACGGCCAGCAGCTCGGCTACCTGAGCCTGCTCACCAAGGCGACGCTCGCCCACTACGACCTGAGCACCCCGGTGGTGGTGGCAGAGCTCAACCTGCCGCTGCTGCTCGCGCAGTACCCGCCCAAGGGGAGTATCGCGCACTTGCCCGAGTTCCCCGGCATCGAGCGCGACCTGTCGGTCGTCGTGGACGAGCGGGTGGCGTGGAAGCAGATCGAGGACGCCGTCCGCGGCTCTGCGAAACCGCCGCTGGAGCACGTGGAGTTCGTGACGACCTTCCGCGCTGAGAAGCTGGGCAAGGGCAAGAAGTCGGTGACGCTGCGGCTTTCCTTCCGCGAGCCCGGGCGCACGCTGCGGCACGAGGAGGTCGATGCCCCGGTTGCGGGGGTGGTGGAGGCGCTCAAGAGCGCGGTGGGGGCGGAGCTGCGGGCGTAA